One region of Candidatus Saccharibacteria bacterium genomic DNA includes:
- a CDS encoding sortase, which produces MIPKKRRFGFVTNTFLYLLIMGGVFCAVLYPLAAQQYDKQVRVYAASLPDYSNVIPPVPFAIGHPTKVEVPSVGVSLPVVDGVYDKNTRNWTLTSDKVQYATTTALPNSRKDNTFIYGHATNWVFGPLLRVQPGAEATVTTDTFVFTYRLTSHEVVDPKNTALFEYKGKPRLTLQTCTGPTLSEYRQLFYFDYVSHKRV; this is translated from the coding sequence ATGATCCCGAAGAAAAGGCGTTTTGGGTTTGTGACAAATACTTTTTTGTACCTGCTCATAATGGGCGGGGTATTTTGTGCGGTCTTGTATCCGCTGGCCGCACAGCAGTACGACAAGCAGGTCAGGGTATATGCAGCTTCGTTGCCAGATTACTCAAACGTTATTCCTCCCGTACCCTTTGCAATTGGTCACCCTACGAAAGTTGAGGTACCAAGTGTTGGCGTAAGCCTACCGGTCGTAGATGGTGTTTACGACAAAAACACACGAAACTGGACGCTTACGAGCGACAAAGTGCAGTATGCCACAACTACGGCGCTACCAAATAGTCGCAAAGACAACACGTTTATATATGGGCATGCGACTAATTGGGTGTTTGGGCCACTGCTGCGTGTGCAACCAGGCGCCGAAGCTACTGTGACAACTGATACCTTTGTCTTTACGTACAGACTGACTAGCCACGAAGTAGTTGACCCAAAAAACACTGCCCTGTTTGAGTACAAGGGCAAGCCTCGCCTCACACTGCAAACCTGTACTGGCCCAACGCTCAGCGAATACCGTCAGTTATTTTACTTTGATTACGTTTCTCATAAACGCGTCTAG
- a CDS encoding YihY/virulence factor BrkB family protein: MASRVKKQNFIERLIGRVDAFQQRHRILAFPYAVVKKFSDDEGGYQAALIAYYGFLSLFPLLIVATAVIQIIAQGNSDLRESLLGSITSYFPALGQNLADSISTPGRSGVALFLGLLITFYGAKGVADAVQHALHHVWAVPRHRRTGFPKSTLRSFSIIIFAGIGLVVAASLTGFATSGARLPIVRMLLWLGGFIVLASVFWAVFTYGSSARKRPFANIPGALFASVAFTALQALGAYIIAHQLKGQTGLNAQFAVVIALLFWLYLQARVLVYALEINVVRAHKLWPRSITPKPPLPADEKAYDLYRRREIFIDTEPVS, translated from the coding sequence ATGGCATCCCGGGTAAAAAAACAAAACTTTATAGAACGACTAATTGGCCGCGTAGATGCGTTCCAGCAACGCCACAGAATTTTAGCTTTTCCCTACGCAGTCGTAAAGAAATTCAGCGACGATGAGGGTGGTTACCAAGCTGCTCTCATTGCTTACTACGGATTTTTGTCGCTATTTCCGCTGCTCATCGTTGCGACAGCAGTTATACAAATTATCGCTCAGGGCAATTCCGACCTCCGCGAAAGTCTGCTCGGCAGCATTACGAGCTACTTTCCAGCGTTAGGACAAAACTTAGCCGACAGTATCAGTACACCTGGCCGTAGCGGCGTTGCACTCTTCCTTGGCCTGTTAATTACTTTCTACGGAGCAAAGGGGGTTGCCGACGCAGTTCAGCATGCCCTTCACCATGTATGGGCTGTTCCTAGGCATCGGCGGACCGGCTTTCCAAAATCTACCCTGCGTAGTTTTAGTATTATTATATTTGCGGGAATTGGACTTGTTGTTGCCGCTTCTTTGACTGGATTCGCGACAAGTGGAGCTCGCCTGCCAATTGTTCGCATGCTACTTTGGCTCGGTGGCTTTATTGTTCTTGCTAGCGTGTTCTGGGCGGTGTTTACATATGGATCATCTGCTCGCAAACGCCCTTTTGCAAACATTCCGGGTGCGCTTTTTGCAAGCGTTGCCTTCACTGCACTACAAGCTCTTGGCGCGTACATAATTGCCCACCAGCTAAAAGGACAGACGGGCTTAAATGCGCAGTTTGCCGTGGTGATTGCCTTGCTTTTTTGGCTCTACCTGCAGGCACGTGTGCTGGTTTATGCGCTGGAGATTAACGTTGTGCGGGCACATAAACTTTGGCCGCGCAGCATCACTCCAAAGCCACCACTGCCTGCTGACGAAAAAGCCTACGACCTGTACCGACGTCGTGAGATATTTATCGACACCGAACCTGTTTCTTAA